The Anas acuta chromosome 2, bAnaAcu1.1, whole genome shotgun sequence genome contains a region encoding:
- the KLHL14 gene encoding kelch-like protein 14 isoform X6, giving the protein MRPARVGGCAAPAGAAPPAPSPPLPSLPFPSPPRARSRGSSRRGAPGRSGAAGQGPPGPSPNLNFTQLPELRRRRRLRRGRAGQDSRVRGGYLLLLLFLLLLLLLRGAKYLKASQPGRRRGGVGGSAPCPRPGDGAGPGARSCQSRGWVGWGAAGGDAAGCPPSRRSFSHLVVSPAAARSSGGYLVGGGFKRQVCRRPLAMSRSGDRTSTFDPSHSDNLLHGLNLLWRKQLFCDVTLTAQGQQFHCHKAVLASCSQYFRSLFSSGGGTGGHPHALGLGPGAQDGLGGPPKEPPPQPQEEPGTPSSSPEDKLLASPRAINNLVLQGCSSIGLRLVLEYLYTANVTLSLDTVEEVLSVSKILHIPQVTKLCVQFLNDQISVQNYKQVCKIAALHGLEETKKLANKYLVEDVLLLNFEEMRALLDSLPPPVESELALFQMSVLWLEHDRETRMQYAPDLMKRLRFALIPAPELVERVQSVDFMRTDPVCQKLLLDAMNYHLMPFRQHCRQSLASSQASAEVQVERCLNIQEEGGLEPR; this is encoded by the exons ATGCGGCCAGCGCGGGTCGGTGGCTGCGCAGCCCCCGCAGGTGCGGCCCCGccggccccttcccctcccctgccgtcccttcccttcccctcccctccccgggcccggagcaggggcagcagcaggaggggggctCCCGGCCGGAGCGGGGCCGCCGGGCAGGGCCCCCCCGGTCCTTCCCCCAACTTGAACTTCACGCAGTTACCGGAGTTACGGCGGCGGCGCCGTCTGCgtcggggccgggctgggcagGACAGCCGGGTCCGGGGGGgctacctcctcctcctcctcttcctcctcctcctcctcctcctccggggCGCGAAGTACCTCAAAGCCTCCCAGCCGGGGCGGAGGAGGGGAGGTGTGGGGGGCTCAGCTCCGTGCCCCCGGCCCGGGGATGGAGCGGGTCCCGGCGCCCGGAGTTGCCAAAGCCGGGgctgggtgggctggggggctgcgggcggggaTGCAGCGGGCTGCCCGCCTTCCCGGCGGAGTTTCAGCCACTTGGTAGTTTCTCCGGCCGCGGCGAGGAGTTCGGGGGGTTATTTG GTTGGAGGAGGGTTTAAAAGGCAGGTGTGCCGGAGGCCGCTCGCCATGTCCAGATCCGGGGACAGGACCTCCACCTTCGACCCCAGCCACAGCGACAACCTGCTGCACGGCCTCAACCTGCTGTGGAGGAAGCAGCTCTTCTGCGACGTGACCCTGACGGCCCAGGGCCAGCAGTTCCACTGCCACAAGGCCGTGCTGGCCTCCTGCTCCCAGTATTTCCGATCCCTCTTCTCCAGCGGCGGCGGGACCGGCGGCCACCCCCacgccctggggctggggcccggCGCCCAGGACGGGCTCGGGGGGCCGCCGAAGGAGCCGCCGCCGCAGCCGCAGGAGGAGCCCGGCACCCCGTCGTCCTCCCCCGAGGACAAGCTGCTGGCCAGCCCGCGGGCCATCAACAacctggtgctgcagggctgctcgtCCATCGGGCTGCGGCTGGTGCTGGAGTACCTGTACACGGCCAACGTGACCCTGTCGCTGGACACGGTGGAGGAGGTGCTGTCGGTCAGCAAGATCCTGCACATCCCGCAGGTCACCAAGCTGTGCGTGCAGTTCCTCAACGACCAGATCTCGGTGCAGAACTACAAGCAGGTGTGCAAGATCGCCGCCCTGCACGGCCTGGAGGAGACCAAGAAGCTGGCCAACAAGTACCTGGTGGAGGACGTGCTGCTGCTCAACTTCGAGGAGATGCGCGCCCTGCTCGactcgctgcccccccccgtCGAGTCGGAGCTGGCGCTCTTCCAGATGTCCGTGCTGTGGCTGGAGCACGACCGGGAGACCCGCATGCAGTACGCCCCGGACCTGATGAAGCGCCTCCGCTTCGCCCTCATCCCCGCGCCGGAGCTGGTGGAGCGGGTCCAGTCGGTGGACTTCATGCGCACCGACCCCGTctgccagaagctgctgctggacgCCATGAACTACCACCTGATGCCCTTCAGGCAGCACTGCCGGCAGAGCCTGGCCAGCAG